AGCCTTTGCAGGATGGGAGAAAGGTCGCTCGCATCTCCGACTCGCGCCAGTGCCAGCAGCGCTGGCAATGCCGTGGAGCGCTTCTCTTCCGTCAGCGCCTTCTCACGCCACGACGCCGGCGGAATGCGTTCCAAAGCCATGCGTGCCTCGTAAGCCACCAAGGGCCTCTTAAAATCAGGTAAAGAATACCAGACTGATGACAAACTCGGTTCGGGACCATCGTCAGGCCACTGCATCAAATGACCTTTCAGCTCAGCGAGACGTCGGATCTGAATTCCGTATTCGATATCATTGGACCTCGGCTCGGCCACGGTGCTTTCCGTGCCTGCATAAGAGACTCGGTACAGCCCGCTCTGGGTCCCCCGCCCTCCTGTGATGAACCACATGGCTCCATCAGGACCGATGCACCCGTCAGTGACATTCAGCGGCCTTCCCGAAACAAAAGGTTCCTGCTCTCCGCGATACCACACGGACGCATCGTCGAGATGCACCGCAATGATTCGTCCGTAGCTCCAATCGAGCAGGTACAGCGCATTCTGATACTTCGCCGGAAACTTGGCGGTGTAGCCAAAATAAATCCCCGTCGGCGAAGACAGCCCAATATCGATCACGCTCGGCAGCGTATCCGCATACCAGGCAGGATAACGCCCCGTGCCGCGCCGCCAGCCGTAATCGCCGCCGGGTACAATTTGCAGCACACGCGTGGGCATGTACCAGGGCGTGCCTACATCGCGCTCCATGTCGGCGTCGAAGGTGAAGAGATCGCCCTCTTGATTGAAGGCGATGTCCAGCGGATTGCGCAGACCGCCGGCGAGCAGCGTGATTTTGCTGCCATCTGGCTTCACTTTCAGGATGTGGCCGGCTGGCAGCTCCACATTGCCGTCAAACATGCTGCTGTCCCAGGGGTTGGGAATAAGCTGGTCGGGCGCGTAGTTCTTCAGCGGAGAATCGGGATCGAGATTCTTGGGCAGCAGGACGTTGTTGCCATGCGCCACGTAGATGTCGCCATCGGGGCCGAGCTTGATGTGGTTGCGGCCATGGCCCACGCCGCCCTCGGTTCGCATCAGCTCCTGGCGTTTTTCAAAAATGCCGTCGCCGTCTGCATCGGTCAGGCGGAAGAGCGCCTTGGTGTTGTTCGCATTCGCGAAGAGGGAGCCGTGCGCATACAGCAGGCCTCGGCACTCCAGCAGCTCGTTGTCGATCTCTTCTATCTTCTGCTCTCCGCTGCCGCCCAGGGTCAGACGCAGCAGGCCTTTCTTCTCCTTGCCCAATGTAATGCGCCCCTGCGGATCGAAGGCCATTGACACCCACGAGTCCTCCCCCGGCTGCGCGGAGCGGATCAGCTCCGCCTTGAAGCCCGGTGGCAGGGTCAGCGTGGCGGGATCGGTGGCCTGATTCTGCGCGCCCGGTTTGGCGAGCTGCCAGGAGTTGTAGGCGTCAAAGGTCTTCTTCAGATCAAAAGGGTTCTTGGCCGGATCGGCATCGGTGGGGCCCGCCACCATGGCGTTCGCCCATGTGGCATCCGTCACGATCCAGCGCACCGCCGCCAGATCGCCATTCAGCTCCAGCAGCGCCGCAGCCTTGGCGCCGGCGGGGACGCGCAGGCCCACCTGGTGCTCCTGCCCATCGCCCAGCTGGCGTGTGAGGTCTGTGCCGGTGGCCGTCTCCGCCGCCTTGAGAGTCGCGATGCTTTTGCCATCCAGCAGCAGCTCCACGGAGGCATCACTGGCACAAAGCAGCACCGCCTTGAGCAGCTTGCCCTCGTGCTTCACGGCATGAGTGAACGTGGTGCCGTCCTTGGCTGCCGCCAGCCATTGCGGCACAGGCGGGCGGTTCGCCATCTGGGCATGGCAGACCGTGGCAAAGAACAGCAGCGGGAGAAGCAGGCGGCAGGGCATGCGCAGAATACGCACGCTGAGGTGCTTCACTGTCCGATACGATGGAGTTCAGATGAGGGTACACCACCTGGGATGCCTGTCACGCCAGCCATCATGCTTGACCCAGAGCCCTTTTGTCAGCCAAACCAGTCTCGAATGCGTTTGCGCAGAGGCTGCAGATCCCGCCTCATGTCGACAAACGAAAGCACGATCACCCCGCGAGATTCGGGCGAGTAGATGATGCCGTAACGGTGCGCGATCAGCAGCTTCCGCGCAGGTTTCTCGAAATAGCTGCCCATCAGAGGCTGCGCCGAGAGCAACTCCAGCATGCGCTGCACTTCTTCCATCAGACGGACTCCGTTGTTTTCGCGTGCGTGTTCGAGTTCCTCAAAGACCTCCTGAAGCTCGCGTCCGGCACCTGCAGTCCAGATGATTTCCGTCATGCAAGCTTTTGTCGGGAGAGAATCTTTACTTTGAGGTCATTCCAGGAGATGCCGCTGTCAGGATCGTTGTGGAAGTCCTGAAGACGTTCTTTGACTCGTTCCAAGAGCGCTGGATTCCTTTGTGCATCCAGCATCGCATCCATGCATAGCTCTTCGGAGAGCTGGAGCTTGTCTTCAACGCTCAGCGAATGAAGGGCAGGATGTTGCTCGATGACCATGGCTGCAACATACCAGGAGCGTCGGATTGGCTCAAGTGTCTATTTAAGAGGGGGAAGGAGCAGGCGGCAGGGCATGAGCAGAGTACGCACGTTATGGAGGCAGACTCTCCGCCAAGAAAATCAAAGCGCCTCCTGTCCGACGAGGAAGGTCACGTTGTGGATCTTCGCTTGATGCAGCGAGTTCAGCACATCCATGATGCGTTCATAGCGGGCCTGCTCTTCCGCTTGCACGGTCACGAGCACTTTCTGCTGCTGCCGTGCGGATGAGACGGCCACGCGCTGCAGCGTGCGTGTCAGTGCAGGCAGCTTCTTGTCCTGCGCTGTGTCGAAGACTTCTTCGTTCAATGTCACCGTTCCGTCACTCTCAATGCCGATGGTGATTTCATCTGCTGGAAACGTGACATGAGCAGCCGAATCGCACGATCTAGGAAGTTGAATGCTCAACTCGCGCTCCACTTTAAGAGTGCCTGCCATCACCATAAAAAAAAGCATGATGACGAAAGTGACATCGATCATGGGAGCGATCTGAAATGTGGCTGCTGCAGTCTCGGTATGGATGGAGGGTTTCATGGTCTGCAACTGCATCACGCCCAAGGCCTTAGAACCTTGGGGTAACCGCAAATACCTTAGAAATTCATTTTTAAGGGTTGTCTGCGTTGCTTTTTCGGGCCGTTTTCACTACGATTGTTGCATTCATCGTGCATTGAACAGCAATGCAGTGCGTATCGGGTCCAGCCTTTCTTAAGAAGGTAGGCTTGACATCTTTTTGAAAATGAGTCTTCTAATATCACCGTGAAAAGCAAAATCTATATACTCGACGACCATCCCATCGTTATCGAAGGGCTTAAGAAACTGATCGACCAGCAGGAAGACATGCAGGTGATCGGCAGTGCTGAAGATGCGAACACCGCTCTCCAGCAGATCTCCAAGATCAAACCTGACGTGGTGGTGCTCGACATCACCCTGAAGGACCGCAGCGGAGTGGACCTCATCAAAAAGCTCCGCGCCAGCCATCCGAACATGCAGATCCTCGTGTACTCCATGCACGATGAAAACGTGTACGCCGAGCGCTGCCTCCGTGCCGGCGCCATGGGCTATGTGATGAAAGGCGAGCCCAGCACCCGCGTGCTGCAGGGTCTCCGTCAGGTCTCCGCAGGCTCCTTCTTCTTCAGCGCCTCCCTGCTTGGCAGCATCGTCTCCGGCGGCGGCCCTCGTGGCGGCTCCCGTGGCGAACCCGCCCGCATGCTCAGCGACCGTCAGCTCGAAATCTTCGAGATGGTGGGCCGTGGCTTCGACTCCCACAGCATCGCCGAAAAGCTGGCCCTCAGCGCCAAGACCGTGGACGCCCACAAGGCGAACATCCGTCAGAAGCTGGGCCTCGCCTCCGCCCGCGAGCTCCTCATGGAAGCCGTGCGCTGGGTGGAGAAATAGGATCCCACTCACACCAGAAACCAATCAACCCAAGCGGGCGCTGCAAAGGCAGCGCCCGTTTTGTTTTCCCATCACTCTTTCACCTCGGCATCGCGGTCCGTTTTCGCCATGTCGGCCAGCCGTTCTTTCATGGTGGCCAATGCATCGGGCTGATCCAAGGCAAGATTCTTGGATTCGCTAGGATCAGAGCCGATGTTATAGAGTTCGAATTTCTCTTTCCCTGCGGCACCATGCACGATGAGCTTCCAAGGGTCGCAGCGCAGGGCGCGGGATTTAAAGCCGGGCCCTACGGTGTACAGCGTGCGCGGTGGTGGTGGCGCGCCTTCAGCGAGTTGAGGCCAGAGGTTCACGCCGTCCCACTTCAGATCGGTGACGGATTTGAAACCTGCCAGCGCGCAGAAGGTGGGCATCCAGTCGATGATCTGCACCGGGGAATCGTGCTTGCCGGGCTTGAGCACGCCGGGCCAGTTCATGAGGCAGGGCACGCGGGTGCCACCTTCATAGACGCTGCCTTTTTCATCGCGCAGCGGCTGGTTGTTTCCCGGCAGCGGGCCGGTGGGGTAGTCGTCCGCCGGGTAGGCCTGGCCGTTGTTCTCGGCGGTGCTGCCGCCGTTGTCGCTGGTGAAAACGAGCAGCGTCTTTCCACGCTGTCCGTTCTTTTCCAGCGCCTGCACGATTCTGCCCACCGCTGCATCCATGTGCATGATGCACGCTGCATAATGCCGCGCCACTGCACCGGTGATGCCCGCAGGTACTTTGGCCAGCCACTCCTCCGGCTCCTTCACCGGCAGGTGCACGGCGGTGAGCGGTACGTAGAGGAAAAACGGCGCGTCTTTCCGCTCCGCCAGCCAGGCGCAGGCTTCGCTCGCGATCAGGTCCGTCACATGCCCGGACTCCTGGAGCAGCTTTTCATCGCGGTGCCAAGTCTCGCTGTGTTCTCCCTTCTTGTAGTGGTGATCCCACGGCCCCACCCCGCCTGCCAGCGAGCCGTAGCTGTGGTCAAAGCCGAAGTGATTCGGCCCCCATTCGGGCTTGGAGCCCAGATGCCACTTGCCCGTGAGGCAGGTGTCATAGCCCACGGACTTCAGCGCACGTGGCAGCGTGGTGGTGTCCCACGGCAGGGCGCGCTCGTTTTGTGGCGTGGTCACATTAAAGCGGCTCCAGCAGCGGCCGGTCATGAGCCCGGTGCGCGTGGGGCTGCATACGGGGGCGGAGTAGTGGTGCGTCAGCTCCAGGCCTTCGGCGGCCAGCTTGTCGAGCGTGGGTGTGGGCGCGTTGCCACCATGAAAGGCCACGTCCGCCCAGCCCAGGTCATCGGCCATGATGAAGACGATGTTGGGCTTCGCGGGTGCTGCGTGCAGCAGCAGCGGGCAGAGCACGAGGAGTAGCGCAAGACGGTGCATCCTGCGCCAAACGAAGGAGCCCTGTGCGATCTCGCATGAAGGGTTGCGTGGCCTAGGGCGCTGAGGCATAGGGAGCTGCATGGGCCGTGCCAACGATTCTGCTTCCGCCAGTTTTTCCAAGCGCGCCGGACAGTGGCTGACGTACGCGCTGTTCCGGTGCATCGAGTGCGTGCTGTGGGTGCTGCCCATCACCACTGTGTGGTATGTGGGCCGTGTGCTCGGTGGCGTGACGTATTTCCTGGCTGGAAAGTACCGCCGTCTGGCGCTGCATAATCTGCACATCGCCTTTGGCCGTGAGAAAAGCCCCGCCGAGCTGCGTCGTCTGGCGCATGAGCATTTCAAGAGCCTCTTTGCCAACATGCTCTGCGGCTTCAAGATGCCGCTCATGACCGAGGCGGAGATCTGCAAGCGCGTGCGCTCCGACGGCACCGAGCGCGCCCAGGCCGCCTTTGATGACGGCGAGCGCCCTCTCATGAACCTGGTACTGCATGCCAGCTGCTGGGAGATCCTGACCCAGGTGCCGGCCATGTTTGTGCGCGGGCACAAGGCCGGTGCCATCTACCAGCCGCTGCGCAATCCCTGGCTCAATGCCCTGGTGCTGCGCCGACGGAAAAAACTGGGCTATGCGCTCTTTGACCGGCAGGACGGGTTCACGGGACCCATGAAGTTCATGCGCGAGGGCGGCCAGGTGGGCGTGCTGGTGGACCAGCATGCCGGTGACCACGGCATCTGGTGCCCCTTCTTTGACCGCCTGGCCTCCACCACCACCATCGCCGCGCTCATGGCCATCCGCACCAAAGCCGTGGTGCTGCCCATGATGGTCTACAATGACGGCCCTGCACGCTGGCGTCTGCACTGCGCCCCTGCAGTCGTCGGCGCAGGTGGAAGGACCGACGCCGACAGCCTGACCCTGGCCATCAATGCCGCCGTGGAGGGCCTCATTCGTGAACAGCCGGAGGCTTGGTTCTGGGTGCATAACCGCTGGAAGACGCCCAAGCCGTACTTCCTGCTGCCCAACTACCGCCGGGGTGTGGCCTTCCCAATGGATTACGACATGACACGTCTGCAACCCTTTGAGCTGCTCATTCGCAGCCCCAACTGGCTGGGAGACGCCTGCATGGCCTTCCCCATGGTGCGCGCCATCAAGCGCGGCCGCCCGGACCTCAAGATCACCGTGCTCGGGCCGGACAAACTGGAGGAGCTCTGGCT
Above is a window of Prosthecobacter vanneervenii DNA encoding:
- a CDS encoding response regulator, which encodes MKSKIYILDDHPIVIEGLKKLIDQQEDMQVIGSAEDANTALQQISKIKPDVVVLDITLKDRSGVDLIKKLRASHPNMQILVYSMHDENVYAERCLRAGAMGYVMKGEPSTRVLQGLRQVSAGSFFFSASLLGSIVSGGGPRGGSRGEPARMLSDRQLEIFEMVGRGFDSHSIAEKLALSAKTVDAHKANIRQKLGLASARELLMEAVRWVEK
- a CDS encoding sulfatase-like hydrolase/transferase, with the protein product MHRLALLLVLCPLLLHAAPAKPNIVFIMADDLGWADVAFHGGNAPTPTLDKLAAEGLELTHHYSAPVCSPTRTGLMTGRCWSRFNVTTPQNERALPWDTTTLPRALKSVGYDTCLTGKWHLGSKPEWGPNHFGFDHSYGSLAGGVGPWDHHYKKGEHSETWHRDEKLLQESGHVTDLIASEACAWLAERKDAPFFLYVPLTAVHLPVKEPEEWLAKVPAGITGAVARHYAACIMHMDAAVGRIVQALEKNGQRGKTLLVFTSDNGGSTAENNGQAYPADDYPTGPLPGNNQPLRDEKGSVYEGGTRVPCLMNWPGVLKPGKHDSPVQIIDWMPTFCALAGFKSVTDLKWDGVNLWPQLAEGAPPPPRTLYTVGPGFKSRALRCDPWKLIVHGAAGKEKFELYNIGSDPSESKNLALDQPDALATMKERLADMAKTDRDAEVKE
- a CDS encoding type II toxin-antitoxin system RelE/ParE family toxin: MTEIIWTAGAGRELQEVFEELEHARENNGVRLMEEVQRMLELLSAQPLMGSYFEKPARKLLIAHRYGIIYSPESRGVIVLSFVDMRRDLQPLRKRIRDWFG
- a CDS encoding ExbD/TolR family protein; its protein translation is MKPSIHTETAAATFQIAPMIDVTFVIMLFFMVMAGTLKVERELSIQLPRSCDSAAHVTFPADEITIGIESDGTVTLNEEVFDTAQDKKLPALTRTLQRVAVSSARQQQKVLVTVQAEEQARYERIMDVLNSLHQAKIHNVTFLVGQEAL
- the waaF gene encoding lipopolysaccharide heptosyltransferase II, producing MGRANDSASASFSKRAGQWLTYALFRCIECVLWVLPITTVWYVGRVLGGVTYFLAGKYRRLALHNLHIAFGREKSPAELRRLAHEHFKSLFANMLCGFKMPLMTEAEICKRVRSDGTERAQAAFDDGERPLMNLVLHASCWEILTQVPAMFVRGHKAGAIYQPLRNPWLNALVLRRRKKLGYALFDRQDGFTGPMKFMREGGQVGVLVDQHAGDHGIWCPFFDRLASTTTIAALMAIRTKAVVLPMMVYNDGPARWRLHCAPAVVGAGGRTDADSLTLAINAAVEGLIREQPEAWFWVHNRWKTPKPYFLLPNYRRGVAFPMDYDMTRLQPFELLIRSPNWLGDACMAFPMVRAIKRGRPDLKITVLGPDKLEELWLSMPEVSRYIGKPAKEGLFAVAKRIKATGVKFDAAVLCTNSTRSTLEIWLAGIPRRVGYKGSLRSKLLNQIIKEPKNKTGIEHHAHRYMRIAQGIGADIEQPGLWDAGTPPVSTDGTLRVGVCAGAEYGPAKRWPLERFAAVVNQISAQHAQFRWELFGAPGEKEMGEKLSAMLQAPHENLVGKTRLSELIARLRQCQLLLTNDTGTMHLAAALGIPTVSIFGSTCPIATGPLGERHTVVQHKVPCSPCFERECPFGHYDCMTKVTPDEVAQAVLKACGVGKMTNE